Within Candidatus Poribacteria bacterium, the genomic segment ATAGAGGAGCAACGTAAAATGGATCTGGCGCGCGAGACGAGCCTCTATGAAAGAGCACTCAAGTCTCTGGTTGAGGTTCAGGAAAAGATAGCGGATGTTGAGGAGAAGCTTGCTCGTAAAAGCGCTAAAGGATTAACGGGTGCTGAGGCTAGAATTCACCTGAGATACCTCTCTTTCCTGAGGGAAATTGAGAGGGAAAGGCAAAAGGAGCTCGAAGAGGCGAATGAAAGGTTGGAGGAGGCCAGAAGGAAATTTATAGAGTCCAGACGGGAAAGGAAGACCGTAGAGACGCTTAAGGAGAAAGCATATGAGCTTTATCTCGAAGAGCTTAAGAGGGCCGAGCGGAAATTGATAGATGAGGTGGCGGCTAATAAGATCGCTAGATCGATAGCTGATGAGAGGCGATTGCCATGACAAAGCTGATGACGATCACATCTTTGGCTTTCTACTTCTTTGCTCTGCTCTTCGGTCTGATTTTGTTCACCGGAAGATATACTTACACCGTTCCGGCTCAAACCGCTCAGGGGGAGAGGAAGTCCGAGGAAACGTCCGCCCAGATGAAATCGCTTCAGGAGAAGATCAACCAGTTGAATGCTGAGATAGAGGCGAAACAGAACAGGCTCTCGAAGCTTCAAGAACAGATCGGCGAGGCCACAAAGACGTTGAGTCAGCTCAAGGAGCAGATAGCGGCTCTGGAGATGGAAAGGGAATCCGTCGAGCGAGGTAGATCCCTGGCACGGCTTTACAGCTCTATGCAGGCCGAGGATGTGGCATCACTGATCATGCAGGCCAACGACGAGACGATAGATCTGATAGTTAAATATGCCTTCCCATATATGAGAAGTAGAGACCTCGGGAAGGTCATGAGCTCGCTGGTGAAGAACGATCCCCAGCTTGCAGCCAAAATATCCAAGATATTGGCCGAAAACGACAGTAAGGAGAGGTCACAGAATATATGAACGCCATGAATTTATCCGTGCTCAACGATCTCATGTTCATATCGGTCAAAACACCGGATGATCAGATCAAAGGTGCCGATGTATCAGTCCCTGTGGGGTTCCAGGATCTGCTCGATCGGATACTGGAGTTGCGAGGGATAGATCGTATCAATGTTGAAGCGTCGGACGTGATACCGATCAACGGTCTGTGGACGGCGGACGGCGGAGGATCAATCCATATCCCTCCTCATCAGACGAGGGTCTGTGAACGGCGAAACGATATCTCCCATGGGCTCCAGGGAGGGAGCCGTCTGATCGGAGGGCGGCCAGATGAGGGAGCATCTGCACCCTCCATCTCGTTGCGTAGAATCCAGATCATGACAAAGCC encodes:
- the fliJ gene encoding flagellar export protein FliJ → MRRFNFRLEGILRYRNMIEEQRKMDLARETSLYERALKSLVEVQEKIADVEEKLARKSAKGLTGAEARIHLRYLSFLREIERERQKELEEANERLEEARRKFIESRRERKTVETLKEKAYELYLEELKRAERKLIDEVAANKIARSIADERRLP